ACACCACCGGACAGGCTTCCGCGGACACCACCGGACGCGCTCCCGCGGACCCCTGCGACGCGCTCCCGCGACGATCCGGGACGCGCTTCCGCCGGACGCCGCAGGGCGGTCCCGTGTGCACGGGACCGCCCTGGGCGGAGGGTGGGAGGAAGGTCAGATCTTCGCCCACGCGTCGGTGAGGCTGACCCGCAGGATCTGCTCGATCTCGTCGAAGGTCGACTGGTCGGAGATCAGCGGCGGGGCCAGCTGCACGACCGGGTCGCCGCGGTCGTCGGCACGGCAGTACAGGCCGTTGTCGAAGAGCGCCTTCGACAGGAAGCCGTAGAGCACGCGCTCCACCTCGTCGTCGTTGAACGACTCCTTGGTGACCTTGTCCTTCACCAGCTCGATGCCGTAGAAGTACCCGTTGCCGCGGACGTCGCCGACGATCGGCAGGTCGCGCAGCTTGTTCAGGGTGGCCAGGAAGCGGGACTCGTTGTCCAGCACGTGCTGGTTGAGGCCCTCGCGCTCGAAGATGTCGAGGTTGGCCAGCGCCACCGCGGAGGACACCGGGTGGCCGCCGAAGGTGTAGCCGTGCAGGAAGGTGTTGTCGCCCTGGTAGAACGGCTCGGCGATGCGGTCCGAGATGATCGTGGCGCCGATCGGGGAGTAGCCCGAGGTCATGCCCTTGGCGCAGGTGATCATGTCCGGCACGTAGCCGAACTTGTCGGCGCCGAACATGGTGCCCAGGCGGCCGAAGGCGCAGATGACCTCGTCCGAGACCAGCAGCACGTCGTGGCGGTCGCAGATCTCGCGCAGGCGCTGGAAGTACCCGGGCGGCGGCGGGAAGCAGCCGCCGGCGTTCTGCACCGGCTCGACGAAGACGGCGGCGACGGTCTCGGGGCCCTCGAAGAGGATGGCCTGCTCGATCTCGTCGGCGCACCAGCGGCCGTACGCCTCGGGGTCGACGGTGCCGTCCGGGCCCGCCAGGTACGCCGGGGCGCGGTAGATGTTGGTGTTCGGCGCCTTGTGGGTGCCCGGCACCAGCGGCTCGAACGGGGCCTTCAGGCCCGGCAGGCCGGTGATGGAGAGGGCGCCCTGGGGGGTGCCGTGGTAGGCGACGGCGCGCGAGATGACCTTGTACTTGGTCGGCTTGCCGGTCAGCTTGAAGTACTGCTTGGCCAGCTTCCAGGCGGTCTCGACCGCCTCGCCGCCACCGGTGGAGAAGAAGACCTTGTTGAGGTCGCCCGGGGCGTAGTTCGCCAGGCGCTCGGCGAGCTCGACGGCCTTCGGGTGGGCGTAGCTCCACACCGGGAAGAAGGCGAGCTCCTTGGCCTGCTTGGCGGCGGCCTCGGCGAGCTCCTCACGGCCGTGCCCGGCCTGCACGACGAACAGGCCGGCGAGGCCGTCGAGGTACTTGCGGCCCTTGTCGTCCCAGACGTAGGTGCCTTCGCCCCTGACGATGGTCGGCACGGGGGAGTTCTCGTACGACGACATGCGGGTGAAGTGCATCCACAGGTGGTCGTAGGCGGTCTTGGAAAGGTCCTTCTGCGCCGGGTCGGCTGTCATCGGGTGCCCCAGGTGTAGGTCTGTTTCCGGAGCTTCAGGTAAACGAAGCTCTCGGTGCTCC
The window above is part of the Kitasatospora sp. HUAS MG31 genome. Proteins encoded here:
- a CDS encoding aspartate aminotransferase family protein codes for the protein MTADPAQKDLSKTAYDHLWMHFTRMSSYENSPVPTIVRGEGTYVWDDKGRKYLDGLAGLFVVQAGHGREELAEAAAKQAKELAFFPVWSYAHPKAVELAERLANYAPGDLNKVFFSTGGGEAVETAWKLAKQYFKLTGKPTKYKVISRAVAYHGTPQGALSITGLPGLKAPFEPLVPGTHKAPNTNIYRAPAYLAGPDGTVDPEAYGRWCADEIEQAILFEGPETVAAVFVEPVQNAGGCFPPPPGYFQRLREICDRHDVLLVSDEVICAFGRLGTMFGADKFGYVPDMITCAKGMTSGYSPIGATIISDRIAEPFYQGDNTFLHGYTFGGHPVSSAVALANLDIFEREGLNQHVLDNESRFLATLNKLRDLPIVGDVRGNGYFYGIELVKDKVTKESFNDDEVERVLYGFLSKALFDNGLYCRADDRGDPVVQLAPPLISDQSTFDEIEQILRVSLTDAWAKI